Sequence from the Candidatus Binatia bacterium genome:
TCAGCCGCGCAACGTCGCCCTCGATCGCCGGCTCCGGGATCCGGAACGTGTTTGCGTCGAGGCGCTTATAAAACACGCATACCCCGGTGCGGTCCGCGAACAGGATCTTCACGGCGGTGCGACGGCGCCCGAAGAACACGAACAGCGCGCCCGAGCGGGCCTGGCGGCCGAGGCGCTCGGCGACCACGCCGCACAACCGATCGAAGCCCCAGCGCAGGTCAATCGGGTCGAGCGCTACGAAGATCTCCACGCCGCGAGGGATCATCGCTCCACCTTCGAAAGCAACGCGAGCACCGCCATGACAGCCTCGCGGTCTGCGCCCCCATCTACCGTGATTCGCACACGCGCGTCGAGCAACTCGATGATGATCGCGCCGGCTGGGGCTCCGCGATCGTGCGGCGCCGGCGACCGCACCAGCTGCGCCAAGCGCACCGCCGGCGGCGGTGCCTCGCGC
This genomic interval carries:
- the tnpB gene encoding IS66 family insertion sequence element accessory protein TnpB (TnpB, as the term is used for proteins encoded by IS66 family insertion elements, is considered an accessory protein, since TnpC, encoded by a neighboring gene, is a DDE family transposase.); protein product: MEIFVALDPIDLRWGFDRLCGVVAERLGRQARSGALFVFFGRRRTAVKILFADRTGVCVFYKRLDANTFRIPEPAIEGDVARLIDERALDDLIDGLDLAPIRRRGAVH